Proteins found in one Triticum aestivum cultivar Chinese Spring chromosome 4D, IWGSC CS RefSeq v2.1, whole genome shotgun sequence genomic segment:
- the LOC123100741 gene encoding transcription factor MYB53-like translates to MGRSPCCDGEAGVKKGPWTPEEDKLLVDYIQEKGHGSWRHVPKLAGLNRCGKSCRLRWTNYLRPDIKRGRFTDDEEKLIIHLHSLLGNKWSSIATKLPGRTDNEIKNYWNTHLRKKLLGMGTDPVTHRPRTDLSLLAGLPGLLAAAGNFGGAGSATGAWDMNALRLQADAAKFQLLQGLVRALTAAAVPAPAPGMDKLMALLAASNGGQNGAGIDQSMLLQQCQWDGMNNLPALTSSTPVNGMDNVSGMFDGFGAGDGLSSTEFGGYGGESGSNVTVDAVAPARPMVANDQECNNNGGGGVSCDQTPASSPFNGLESLNLMDDLNTDGSWKDLLEQMSWLNSSEL, encoded by the exons ATGGGGCGGTCGCCGTGCTGCGACGGGGAGGCTGGCGTGAAGAAGGGCCCGTGGACGCCCGAGGAGGACAAGCTGCTGGTGGACTACATCCAGGAGAAGGGGCACGGCAGCTGGCGCCACGTGCCCAAGCTCGCCGGCCTCAACCGCTGCGGCAAGAGCTGCCGCCTCCGCTGGACCAACTACCTCCGCCCCGACATCAAGCGCGGCCGCTTCACCGACGACGAGGAGAAGCTCATCATCCACCTCCACTCCCTCCTCGGTAACAA GTGGTCGTCGATTGCTACGAAGCTGCCGGGGAGGACGGACAACGAGATCAAGAACTACTGGAACACGCACCTGCGCAAGAAGCTGCTCGGCATGGGCACCGACCCCGTCACGCACCGCCCGCGCACGGACCTAAGCCTGCTCGCCGGGCTCCCGGGTCTCCTCGCGGCAGCCGGTAACTTCGGCGGCGCCGGCTCGGCCACGGGCGCCTGGGACATGAACGCGCTCAGGCTGCAGGCCGACGCCGCCAAGTTCCAGCTGCTTCAGGGGCTGGTGCGcgcgctcaccgccgccgccgtgcccgcgcCCGCACCCGGCATGGACAAGCTCATGGCACTCCTTGCTGCCAGCAACGGTGGGCAGAACGGCGCCGGCATTGACCAGAGCATGCTGCTCCAGCAGTGCCAGTGGGACGGCATGAACAACCTGCCGGCGCTTACCAGCTCCACGCCGGTGAACGGCATGGACAACGTCAGCGGCATGTTCGACGGTTTCGGCGCCGGGGATGGGCTGAGCTCAACGGAGTTTGGGGGCTATGGCGGGGAGAGCGGGAGCAACGTGACCGTGGACGCGGTGGCGCCAGCGCGCCCAATGGTGGCCAACGACCAGGAGTGCAACAACAATGGCGGCGGCGGTGTGTCGTGCGACCAGACGCCGGCGTCGAGCCCGTTCAACGGGCTGGAGAGCCTAAACCTGATGGATGACCTCAACACAGACGGTAGTTGGAAGGATTTGCTAGA GCAAATGTCATGGCTGAACTCAAGTGAGCTGTGA